Sequence from the Mycobacteriales bacterium genome:
TTCCCTGCGCCATCCGGCGGGACGGATGCCAGCCCCGCCTACGACAGGGCCGAGGTGGAAACGTGGCTGGCCAGCAGGGGAGCGCTGCCCGAGCTTCCGCCGGAGGAGCGCCTGTGGCACGCGGTCCTCGAAGCGGCAACCGAGACGGACCTGGGCAGCGCGGCTGCCGGGATGGCTATCGCCCTGTCCGGCAGTACCCCGCACCCGCAGTCGGCGGGTGACACCGGACTGCACGCGCGCGTTGTCGCGGCAGCTGCTGCGGCGATCACCGAGATCGGCCCGGAGCGGGCCATCGAGTCGCTGACTGGGAAGTACGCCGAGGCGATGGGCGTGATAGCGACGCCGGCGCCGCTTGCCGCACTGATGGCGAATCTCGCCGACCCCGGCAAGGGGGTTGTGCTGGACCCAGCCTGCGGCACCGGCGAGACCCTGGCCGCAGTCCTCGAACGCGGAACGGCCACGGCCTGCGGCCAGGAACTCGACGACGCGATGGCCGCCCTAGCCGAGTTCCGCCTCCGTTCTAGGCGTTGGCAGGCCGAAGTGGCCGTGTGCGGGGGAGACTCGCTGACCGAGGACGCCTACGGCGGGCTGCAAGCCGACGCGGTGGTCTGCCACCCACCGTTCGCCGGCCGTGACTGGCCCCAGGAGGCGCTGGCCGGTGACGCGCGCTGGGAGTACGGCATCCCGCCGAAGGCTGAGTCGGAACTGGCCTGGGTTCAGCACGCGCTCGCTCACCTGCGGCCCGGCGGCCGGGCCGTCATGCTGATGCCGCCAGCCGTGGCATCCAGGCCGTCCGGCCGGCGGATCAGGACGGAGTTCCTGCGCCGCGGCGCGCTCCGCGCCGTGGTGTCCCTGCCGCCCGGCGTGGCTAGGCCGAGCCACATCCCGCTTCAGCTGTGGATCCTGGAACGACCGCAGGGGCCGGGGCCGTCGGACCCGCTTGTCCTGCTTGCCGATCTCGCGGAAGCGCCAGGCGCGGCAGTGGCCGGGACGAAAGCCGATTGGCAGCAGGTCCAGGACACCCTGCTCGGAGCCTGGCGCGCTTTCAGCGGCGGAACGGCAGAGCCGCGCAGCGGCGGGGCTGGCGGTGACCGGTCTGGCACGTGGCGGGTCATGCGGGCCATTGACCTGCTCGACGAGGCTGTCGACCTGACTCCCGCCCGGCACGTCGGCGCGGCAGGGCCGGGGAAGACGCCGTCGCAGACCTCCGCAACGCTCAGCCACCTGCGCGTCCGGCTGCACGAGGCGGCAGCCGCCCTCGAAAAGCTCGAACCTGGCAGCGGCTGGCGGACTCGCGGCCAGGGGGAGCGCTGGAGAACTCTGACCGTGGCTGAACTGGCGCGCAGCGGACTGGTCGCGCTCCACCGGGCTCAGGGACCCGGGCCGGCAAGCGGAGAACAGGGGCCGGCGGGCGCGCTCGCGGTGCTCACGAGCGCCGACGTCAGGGCCGGAAGGGCGCCCTCGGGAGTCGTTGCCGCGGAGGCACTGCAGGATGCCTGGGTCACGGTCTCCGCGGGAGATGTCATCATCCCTGCAGGCCTGGACCAGTTGACCCAGGCGCTGGTCGCCACGGGAGAGCACGACGGGGCGGTCCTGGGCGAAGGGCTCCACCTGATCCGCCCTGACCTGGCTCGCATGGATCCGTGGTTCCTTGGCGGAGTGCTTTCTGCCAGGCCGAATGCGCGGCAGGCCAGCTACGGGACGGCCAGCATCAGGATCGACGCCCGCCGCTTGGCGGTCCCGCACCTGCCGCTGGAGGAGCAGCGCCTATACGGCGAGGCGTTCAGGGACGTCAGCGGCTTCCGCGCGGCACTTCGCGATCTCGCTGACCTAGGCGGGGAACTCGCGGAACTGCTCCACGCGAGCCTGGCGGACGGTGCGCTAATGCCACCTAAGCGGCACTAACAGTCCATTGATTCTCAATGTATTCATTAGACTACGCTGAGCTAGCGGCGCCAGGAAGCGAGATGAGCGGGCAATGGACAGCTCGGAAGTGATCGCGGGCCGGTTCG
This genomic interval carries:
- a CDS encoding N-6 DNA methylase translates to FPAPSGGTDASPAYDRAEVETWLASRGALPELPPEERLWHAVLEAATETDLGSAAAGMAIALSGSTPHPQSAGDTGLHARVVAAAAAAITEIGPERAIESLTGKYAEAMGVIATPAPLAALMANLADPGKGVVLDPACGTGETLAAVLERGTATACGQELDDAMAALAEFRLRSRRWQAEVAVCGGDSLTEDAYGGLQADAVVCHPPFAGRDWPQEALAGDARWEYGIPPKAESELAWVQHALAHLRPGGRAVMLMPPAVASRPSGRRIRTEFLRRGALRAVVSLPPGVARPSHIPLQLWILERPQGPGPSDPLVLLADLAEAPGAAVAGTKADWQQVQDTLLGAWRAFSGGTAEPRSGGAGGDRSGTWRVMRAIDLLDEAVDLTPARHVGAAGPGKTPSQTSATLSHLRVRLHEAAAALEKLEPGSGWRTRGQGERWRTLTVAELARSGLVALHRAQGPGPASGEQGPAGALAVLTSADVRAGRAPSGVVAAEALQDAWVTVSAGDVIIPAGLDQLTQALVATGEHDGAVLGEGLHLIRPDLARMDPWFLGGVLSARPNARQASYGTASIRIDARRLAVPHLPLEEQRLYGEAFRDVSGFRAALRDLADLGGELAELLHASLADGALMPPKRH